Below is a window of Cydia splendana chromosome 3, ilCydSple1.2, whole genome shotgun sequence DNA.
ACAATTTATTAGACACAACAAATTGTTTTTTCTTATGAGGCTCCATTAATCTGAAAGTTGAGCACTGATGCAGCTTGTGAACATTAGATTGACAGTACTTACATTTAGACTTCAACGGCTTAACCACTTTAACATTACTTGTTGCTGAGCTTATTAAACTAGAGCGTCGCCCAGTGGGCGTGCGCTCTCCCAGCGACTCCAAGGCAGCAGCTCGTTGCTCTAGAAAGGTTAAAAAATCATTGAGGTTTGGCAAATCACTGTTGCTTTGATTTTCTAAATGGTAAGCTCTCAAAGTATATTGGTCAAGTTTCCTTTGCAAAATTGTAACTATCACTAAATCCCACTGAGAAACTGGGGCACTTAAATTTGTTAGCGCACCTAGGTGCTGCCTAGTTACTGAAACTAAGTTCCTTATACATCCAGCAGATGCCTTTTGCATGGGGGGCAAATCTAAAATTGATATGATGTGATGGTTAACTAATTGTTTCTTATTATCATATCTTTGTTTTAAAAGCTCAATAGCAATTGGGTATGATTCGGCCGTGAGaggtaaataattaattagcGCTAAGGCCTCTCCacttaaataagtttttaaataatataacttCTCGCAGGCCTTTAATTTGACATCACCGTCAATGACGCTGTTAAATAGTGAGATAAAACCTTGGTAATCACCTACCTCACCAGTAAACACCTTCAAATTAATAGGTGGCAGCCTGAATGGCGACGCGTTACATCCCCCGGGGGACGCGAAAGATCGCTGCGGTGACATGAGCGGCGCAGCCTCGCCCAACGCTGCATTGATTATGCCCGCATAAAAGGAGCGCAGTACATCGTACTTGTCTTCGAAATCTTCTACCCGCTCTTGATCAGCTGGATCCAGTAACAGGATTTCGAGGTTGAGCTCCTTATACTCCTCAAAGATCTTCTCCAACCTATCCTTCTTTTGCTGATAAAGCAAAGGGTCCGCATCTACGCTAGAAGAAGCCGATTCAGCTGCCGCTTTAAACGCCATCATCCTTGTTAAAGCAGCTTTTAATTGCCCCCTGGCCGCTCGCAGTCTCTTAACATCATCGTCCGCCATTTTGTAATGGAGACTTGCTAACCCCTTAAACAATATTCAACAACTTAATTAGATGATTTATCTAAATAGAGTTATACACACACGTCACACGTATGCGAATACAAATTGACAATAACTAAGTATAACTTATAGTTACCTGTATCAACCCAAACGTATAAGTACAAATTGTTAAAGCCTTGCACACCGTGCCGCAAATGAATTGCAATTTGCAATGCAAATAACTTACACAATGTAAACACTTGCTTAGCACTAACTTAGCGTTCATGCGGTTAATTTTTGCAATTGTTTATGCAACCGCACTTTCTTACAAAGAAAAATTGGAGAGTTAGAAAACAAAGTATAAGCCAAGCACAAATAACACGAATTATTTCCTTTGTCGAAACGAAATTAATGGCGTCGTCGGCGTCCGATATGAGTGAATGCGTGAACGAAGGATTCCTGCCACGCTGCTATTGGAACGGAACGGGATGAACGGCGTTGCGCAAGGCCAATAGGCGCACGCGGCTGCAACACGAAGCTTGGCGTAGATCTCCGAAGTCTAAGTGGTATTTCACAGATTTTATTCCAGCCTCCCACAATGAACCAAACACAGGAGAATAACtcggtataaatttaaatgaaatgcCTTGATCAGCAGCAAAGAGCTCTACAGCATTCTTGTGGTCTGTGGCAGACTGCAATTTATACAACTCATACAATTTATTTTGAGCCCCTTTATAGGTACTGGCATTATCACAATAAATTATGTTTGGCTTATTTCTACGCGCTATAAACCTCTTCAATGCGTTCATGAAACATTCAGTGGTCAAGTCTGAGACCAACTCAATATGCAGAGCTTTGGTTGTGAAACATACAAATAGCACGAATTATTTCCTTTGTCGAAACGAAATTAATGGCGTCGTCGGCGTCCGATATGAGTGAATGCGTGAACGAAGGATTCCTGCCACGCTGCTATTGGAACGGAACGGGATGAACGGCGTTGCGCA
It encodes the following:
- the LOC134806484 gene encoding uncharacterized protein LOC134806484, producing MADDDVKRLRAARGQLKAALTRMMAFKAAAESASSSVDADPLLYQQKKDRLEKIFEEYKELNLEILLLDPADQERVEDFEDKYDVLRSFYAGIINAALGEAAPLMSPQRSFASPGGCNASPFRLPPINLKVFTGESNELLPWSRWESARPLGDALV